A stretch of DNA from Mycolicibacterium celeriflavum:
CGGGCACGTCGTAACGGCGACGGAGGTCCTCGTTGCTCTCGAACCCACCGGCGGCCAACAGCACGCCCCGTCGTGCTCGGATGGCCCTGCGTTGATCTTCCGTCTCAACGATCGCGCCGACCACTCGGCCGTCCTCGAGCACGATCTCGGTCAGCGCGGTGTTGCGCCGCAGCGACGCGTGTGAATATTGGCCGATGGCCTTGAGGAACCGGGCGATCAAAGCGCGACCGCCGATGAAGTAGTCGTCGGGCTGCGGTGCGCCGAGGCGATCGGCGTCGAGCGGGCCGCGTACCAGCTCACGCAGTTCCGGCGCCTTGGAAACGGCGAACGGCCTTGCGGCGATATGCCGTTGGCCGTCGAGGCGCGCCTTGGGCACCTTGCCGAAGTAATCCGGCCAGGGCAGCACGTCGAATCTCAGGTGGGAATCGTGTTCGAGGTATTCGATCAGCGGGGCACCGCCGCGGACGTAGGTCTGCTGAAGGTCATACGGCGTGCGATCTCCGACCACCGCGTGGTAGTACTCGAGCGCGTCCTCGATCGTGTCGTCGGTACCGGCCCGCACCAGCACCGGATTACCCGGGAACCACACGCCGCCGCCGCCGGAATATGCTGTGGTGCCGCCGAATTGGTCGGTCGCCTCAACCAGGATGACGTCGAGTCCCTCGCGCGCCGCGGTGTACGCACCGGTGACACCGCCTCCCCCTGATCCGGCGACCAGTACGTCGCATTCCTCGTCCCAGCCGCTCATGCGTATTGTGCCCGCCCGTGAGTCTCGAATTCGGCGTCCAGTGACTGCTTTTCGTCGTCGCTCATGCGCCGGTACACGGGTGCACCTCTGCCGGTCCACCGGTACACCGGCTCGTCGGTGTGCCATCGCTGTCGTTGCAGTTGGCGCTTGAGCACCTTGTTGGAGCCGGTGACGGGCAGCCGCGTCGACAACCTCAGAAACCGAGGGACGCCCTTCCCACCGAGGTCCTGCTGGTTCGACAGATAGGCGGTGAACTCCTCGATGTCGAACGCGTCCGGATCGGCCACCTCGATTGCGGCCATCACCTGATCACCCGAGCGCGGATCCGGCACCGCGAACGCCCCAGCCGCGACCACCCAAGGATGCCGTCGCAGCACCCGTTCGATCGTCAACGCCGAAGTGTTCTCCCCGTCGACCCTGATCCAGTCGCCACGCCTGCCGGCGAAATAGATGAAGCCGGCCTCGTCGACATAGCCGAGGTCCCCGCTCCAGTACCAGCCGTTGCGGATTCGTTCGGCGTTGGCCTCGTCGTTGCGGTAATAGCCCTCGAAACTGCGGGTGCCGAATTTGTCGACGATCTCGCCGACCGCCTCGTCCGGATTGCGTACGCGACCGTATTCGTCGAGAACTGCTCGCGCACAATCTTGTAGCGTGTCCGGGTGCACCACCGCGACGCCGTCGTGCAACGGGCGCCCGAGCGCGCCGGCGGGCGCTTGCGGATCAGGCGCGACCACCGCGCCACCCTCGCTGGACCCGTAGCCCTCGAACAGTTCCGCGCCGAACCGGCGGCGGAACTGGGCCTGGTCATCGGGTGAAGCCTCCGTGCCGAAGCCCCGCACCAGCGGATTGTCGGCATCGTCGGGTCGCTCCCGGGTGGCCATCAGGTAGGCCAGCGCCTTACCGACATAGGTGAAGAACGTCGCACCGAAATACCGTACGTCGGGCAGGAATCCGGACGCGGAGAACGACGGTGCGAGGCACACGGTGGCGCCGTTGGCCAGCGCCGGGGCCCACAGCGCCATGATCGCGTTGCCGTGGAACAACGGCATGCAGCAGTACTCCACATCGGCTCGCGAATGCCCGAATTTCTCGGTGGCGGCGTAGGCAATACGGGCCAGTCTGCCTTGGCTGCATTTGACGGCCTTGGACGCGCCGGTCGTGCCGGAGGTGAAAAGAAGGAGCAACAGCGAATCCTCGCCCACGCCTGCGGTGACGGCCGGCTCGACTCGATGCGCGTCGATCACCCGTCCGTACCGCGGGTCGTCGATCACGAGGAATCGATTCGCGTCCAAGCCGAGATCCAGCTCGTGCAATCGATCGAACCCCGCGGTGTCGGTGACGATCAATTGGCAATCGGCATGGCGGATTTCGGCCGCCAGCTCGGCCGCGCCCCGGGTCGGGTTGATGCCCACCACCGTCGCTCCGACGAGGGCGGCGCCGCCGAGCCAGAACACGAAGTCCGGGACATTGTCCAGCAGTACGCCGATATGAAACGGGCCATCGCACCGCATCGACTGTGCCAGCTCACCGCGTGCCGCGGACTCCCGCACGACCTCGTCCCAGGACCAATCCCGTTGCCGGGTGCGCAGACCGAGATGGTCGTCCCAGAGGCGATCGAGCAGCATTTCCGCAATGGAATCGCGCTTCGGCACCGCGATGTCGGAACACATTTCAGGCGGACGGATGGACGAGGTCCACATAAGACTGGGGCAACTCTTCACGCGACATTTTGGTCATGCTCACCACACCGGGATTGTAGGAGTCTTCGCCGAGGATCTTCCCGTTCTCGTCGATCGGCCACAGCAGCAACTGCCGGAATACGATGAGGTAGTCGGCGTCGACGTCGTCGACAGGAATGCCGATGCGTTGGGCTTCTGCGCCGGGGTAGATCTGTTTGAGCAGACCCTCGGTCACCAGGCAGTGGTCGTCGACGACGAGCCGCTGCACCTCGAACTCGAGAATGTTTGTCCGGGTCGCCAGGAAGTCGGTGTAATAGGTCTGCACACCCGCTGTGGTCTTCGGGCCGAAGTCGCCTTCGGCGCCCCAGAAGTGGTAATCCGGTTGCGGAGCCAGCGTGGCCATCAGGCGATCCATATCCGGGGCGGCTTCGGCTTTCATGTGCTCGATCACGGCGCTCAGCACGACGCGGTGGCGTTCATTGGTAGTGTCGGCCAGGCGTTTTTCCAGGGGTTCCCAGGTTCGGGTGGGATCGATAACTGCCATGCGGTCATCATCACGAAGCCGCAGCGTACAGTCATCCGCCGTCCGTCGATCAATTCCGTCCATCCACCCGACACGTGTCGGGCTCGAGTAACTCCTCCGACGACAGGGCAATACGGCGCACCATGAGCACCAACGTCGCCAAGAACCGGTCCATCGGATCGTCGAGATCCCAACCCATCGTGCGCGCCACCGAAGCGAGGCGGGCCGCGACGGTGCTGTGGTGCACGTGCAGCTCCGCGGCCGTTCGGCGCAGCGAACCGAACACCAGGAACGCCTCGACGGTCTGCACTGCCAGCGCACCTGTCGGCGACGCTGCAATCTCGTCGAGTCGGGCCATCTCCCGGTTGTCGCGCACCCGATCGAGCGGCAGGTCGGCCAATAGCTCCAGCAAGCTGAGCCGTTCGTAAGCGATGGCCCGCCTGCCATAGCCGGTCGAGGATGCGAACCGCAACGCGCGCATGGCTTGCTGCCAGGACGTGGGCGCGGCGAACGCACTTACACTGGAGCCGATTCCGACCCATGGCCCACGGTCGGAGTTTGCATGGCGTGGCGACGGGAACGCGTCGACGATCGCCCTCTCGAGTCCGTCGGAGAGCGCCCGGGTATCACCGTCGTGCTGGCACAACACGGCTGTGGCATTGCCGATCGCGACCGTGCGCACCGCCACATCGGCGAGTTCGCCGGTGATGATCTGCAACGCAGCGGACGGTGATTGCGCGGAGACCGCGAGGACGCGAACCTTCCGGGTTTCGTCGAGCCCGAGTAGGCGAATGGCCCGCGCCCGGTCCTCTCGATGTTCCTTTCCCGAGATCACGACTTCGAGCAGTGCCGGGTCGCCGAGCTGCGGTGTGACCGAGCTGCGGGTCAGAACCCTTCGCAGCGAGTGGCTCACGCGATCAATGAGCACCGGGTCCAGCTCCGAGGGGCCGCCCGCACGCTCGACCCAGACGACCGGTTCGTCGTCGAGCGACGGCGCCGCCGGGACGTTCCCCGTGGTGTCCAGCGAACCGACCGTGTCATAGCGGATGACGGCGCCGGATGTCCACCGCGCACCGACCGGGCATTCAGCCAGCAGTGCGGCCGAGCGCACAACGGCTTCGGCGCCAGCCGCTGCCTCGCCAACCTCGTCGAAGTAAGCAATTATCCGCAACACCGACGCGGGGTCGGATCCCAGCTCCGACATCCGAACCGGGCGGCGGCTCATGCCACCACCTTAAGCCGTCGGCTGGGTTGACGTTTCACCATCGAGTGGCCTGGCAACTCGGATGTGACAGTGGGTCAGGAAGGGGACCGGAGTCATGGTTGACGGATATTTCACGTCGAAGTACCGCCGCACCGCAGCACCGGTGTTGGCTGCAGTGTTGCTCGTGGCAGTCAGCGGATGCGCAGGCGGTGACGATGAGGACGCAGATTCGGCGGGGACCACGCCAGCGCCGGCCGCGACATCTGCTGCCCCGGCGGTGACATCTTCTGCGCCGGCCTCGGCTGCTCCGGCAAGCACCGACATCGATGCGCTGCGCCGGGCCGGAAGCACTGCGACGGCAGCCGTCCCCGACAGCACGTTGATCTCCATCGAGACCGAGCGCGATGGCCGGTGGGAGGTCCAGGTCGTCACTGCCGATGGCACCGAGCACGAGATGGACGTCTCCAGCGACGGCGCCACGGTGACGATGGGGCCGACGGCGAAAGGCGAGGACGAAGCCGACAAGGCCAAGCACCGCGACCGGGTACAGGCGGCTCGGGTGGATTACCGGGCAGCTGCCGACAAAATTCTTGCGGAGGTGCCCAACGGCGCCATCACCGAACTCAACCTCGATAGCAACAACGGAACGACGGTCTGGGAAGCCGATGTCATCGACGATTCTCAGACCAAGCACGAAGTCACCATCGATGCGGGTTCCGGTCAAGTGCTGCAAAACACGACCGGACGCTGAACAACGCCCGCCAGCGAACGGCGATGAACGCCGGCGTGGACAGCCCGGTGATGGTACGTAGCGAGTTCGCCCCGTTACGTACGGTCGTCGTGGCCCAGTCTCAACTCCGGCCTCCCGACGAAATGCCGGAGAGCATGGCGGCGTTCCTCACCCCGGAGTCTCGTGAGCTGGTGAAGGACATGAACGGTCGCGAGTATGCCGAGGCCTTTCCCGATCGCCAACAGCAGTGGGAGTCCGAACGCGAGAACCTGTCTTCGCTGCTCGAGCGGTACGGCGTGGAAGTGTTGCGGCCGCGTCTGCTGACCGACGCGGAGAAGGCCGCCGGTGACGGCGACGGCTACGCCAACTTCTTCGTCCGTGACCCGTGGTTCACCGTGGGCGACTTCGTCATCGAGGGCAGCCTGCGCTTGCCTCACCGCCGCCTCGAAGTGTTGACCAGCCGCGAGATCCTCAACAGCCGAGCACTTACCGGGTCGTGCACCTACGTCGCGCTGCCGCAGCCGGCGATACCCGACGGCGATTCCGAAGACAACGGAGCCGGGCCATTTCTGGAAGGCGGTGACGTGCTGGTGTACGACAAGCATGTGTTCGTCGGCCACTCCGGACTGGCCTCCAACCCGCTGGGGATCAGATGGCTAAACGAGCTGCTCACCCCGCTTGGCTACACCGTCGAAACCGTCCGGCTCGCACCGAATTTCCTACACCTGGACTGCGCTTTGGGGTTGGTTCGGGAGGGCCTGCTCGTCGCTTGCCCTGACGGGCTCATCGACGGACTGCCCGCCACGCTGGAGGGTTGGGAACGGATCGACGTCAGCGAGGAAGACGGCATCGCACTGGGCACCAACGGGTTGCCGATCAGTCCGGACGTCTACATCACCGACCCGGCCTTCCGCCATATCGGGGACCGCATCGCCGAGCACGGCGTCACCGTCGAATACGTCGACTTTGCGATCTCCCGCGGCCTCGGAGGCTCGTTCCGCTGCACCACACAGCCACTGCGTCGTGAGTGACTGCACATTCCTTACCGGAAGTCGCGGGACTTCGAGCTGATGGCCAAGGTGAGCTTGCCCATCCGCTCAGCGACGACGGTGACGGCGCCGGTCGCGTTCTGCACCTGACCGCGGATCAACAACGCCGTGGCCGTCTGCGCCAGCTTGCGGTGCCGCACCCACACACCGCGCGAGCAGATGATGTTGACCATCCCGGTTTCGTCCTCGAGGTTGAGGAACGTGACGCCCTGGGCGGTCGCCGGCCGCTGGCGGTGCGTGACGGCCCCGGCCACCAGCACCCGGGAGCCGTCGGGCACCTCCAGCAGGCTGCCCGCCGGGACCACGCCCATGGCGTCGAGATCCTCGCGCAGGAACTGCGTGGGATAGCTGTCGGACGAGACACCGGTCGCCCAGACGTCCGCGGCGGCCAACTCGAGTTCGGTCATACCGGGCAGCGCGGGAATGTGTGACGACGCGCCCACCCCGGGCAGCCGGTCGGGCCGCTGCGTGGCGGCCGCCCCCGCCGCCCACAGCCCTTCGCGCCTGGCGATGTCGAAGCAACCCAGCGCTCCCGCGGTGGCCAGCGCCTCGGTCTGCGGCACCGACAGCTGCACCCGGTGAGTCAAGTCCAACAGGGAGGTGAACGCGCCGTTGGCTTTTCGTTCGTCGACCATCTTCTCGGCCAGCTCGTCGCCGATGTGGCGGACACTGCCCAGACCCAATCGGACCGCGTTCCCTGCGTCTTCCAGGGTGGCGTGCGTCTGGCTGGCATTGACGTCGGGCCGTCGGACGACGACGCCGTGTCTGCGGGCGTCGGCCACCAGCGACTGCGGGGAGTAGAAGCCCATCGGCTGCGCGCGCAGCAGCGCGGCGCAGAACGCGGCGGGGTGGTGCAGCTTGAACCACGACGAGTAGAACACCAGCGACGCGAAGCTCAGCGAATGGCTTTCCGGGAAGCCGAAATTGGCGAACGCTTCCAGCTTCTCGTAGATCCGGTCGGCCACCTCGCCGGTGATGCCGTGCCGCTGGCGCATGCCGTCGTAGAACCTGCCGCGAAGCCGGCGCATCCGCTCGGTCGACCGCTTGGACCCCATCGCCCGGCGCAGCTGGTCGGCTTCGGCGGCGGAGAAACCCGCGCAGTCCACCGCGAGCTGCATGAGCTGCTCCTGGAAAAGCGGCACTCCCAACGTCTTGTGCAACGCCGGAGCCATCGACGGATGTTCATAGGTGACGGGCTCTTCCCCGTTGCGCCGCTTGATGTACGGATGCACCGATCCGCCCTGGATCGGGCCGGGCCGAATCAACGCCACCTCGACGACCAGGTCGTAGAACACGCGGGGCTTGAGCCGCGGCAGGGTGGCCATCTGCGCGCGCGACTCCACCTGGAACACCCCGACGGAGTCGGCTTTTTGCAGCATCTCGTACACCGCGGGCTCGGACAGGTCCAGTTGCGCCAGGTCGACGTCGATGCCCTTGTGCTCGCGCACCAGGTCGATGCAGTAGTGCAGCGCCGAGAGCATGCCGAGGCCGAGCATGTCGAACTTCACCAAACCTATTGCCGCGCAGTCGTCTTTGTCCCACTGCAGCACGCTGCGGTTCTCCATCCGCGCCCATTCCACCGGGCACACGTCGGCGATGGGTCGGTCGCAGATCACCATGCCGCCGGAGTGAATGCCCATGTGCCGCGGCAGGTTGGAGATCTCCTTGGCCAGCTCGATCACCGGCTCGGGGATGTCTTCCACATGTGGCGCCTCGGCGAGGTTGCCCCACTGCCCGAGCTGCTTGCTCCAGGCGTCCTGCTGCCCCTGCGAGAAGCCCAGCGCGCGGGCCATGTCGCGCACCGCGCTGCGGCCACGGTAGGTGATCACGTTGGCCACCTGGGCGGCGTAGTCGCGGCCGTACCGGTCGTAGACGTATTGAATCGCCTTCTCCCGCAGGTCCGATTCGATGTCGATGTCGATGTCCGGCGGGCCGTCGCGGGCCGGGGACAGGAACCGCTCGAACAGCAACTCGTTGGCCACGGGGTCCACGTTGGTGACGCCGAGCGCGTAGCAGACCGCGGAGTTGGCCGCCGATCCCCTGCCCTGGGCCAGGATGCCGTTCTCCTTGCAGAACCGGGTGATGTCATGGACCACCAGGAAATAGCCCGGGAAACTCAGTTGCTCGATGACTTTCAGTTCGTGCTCGATCTGCGCGTACGCCCGCGGCGCGCGCTCCGGTGGCCCGTACCGTCGGCGTGCACCCTGCATCACCAGATGCCGCAGCCAACTGTCTTCGGTGTGCCCGTCGGGGACGTCGAACGGCGGCAACCGGGGCGCGATCAACGACAGCCCGAACGCGCACTGCTCGCCGAGGTCGGCCGCGGCAGTCACCACCTCGGGGCGGTCGGCGAAAAGTTGCGCCATCTCCGCGCCCGATCGCAAATGTGAACCGCCCAGTGGGGCAAGGTAACCGGCCGCCTCGTCCATCGAGTGCCGGGCGCGGATCGCCCCCATCGCCATGGCCAGCCGACCCCGTGACGGTTCGGCGAAGTGTGCGGCGGTGGTCGCGACGACGTTCAGGCCGAAGCGCGGCGCGAGTTCGGCAAGGGTGGCGTTGCGTTCGTCGTCACACGGATGTCCGTGGTGGGTGAGTTCGATGCTGACCCGGTCCCGGCCGAACCGGTCGACAAGGTCGGCCAGTACCTTGGCGGCCGCGTCGGGTCCGCCGGTTGACAGCGCTTGGCGGACATGGCCTTTGCGGCAGCCGGTGAGGATGTGCCAGTGGCCGCCCGCGGCCTCGGTCAACGCGTCGTAGTCATAGCGCAGGACTCCCTTCTCGCCGCCGGCCAGGTGTGCCTTGGCGAGTTCGCGTGACAGCCGCCGGTAGCCTTCGGGGCCGCGCGCCAGCACCAGCAGGTGCGGGCCGGGTGGATCGGGATCTTCGGTCCGGTTGCCGCCGCCGAGCGACAGTTCAGCCCCGAACACCGTCGACATCTCCAGTTCCTTGGCGGCTTCGGCGAAGCGCACCACCCCGTAGAGGCCGTCATGGTCGGTCAGCGCGATCGCCCGCAGATCGAGCCGGACCGCTTCCTCGACGAGTTCCTCCGGTGTGCTGGCGCCGTCGAGGAAGCTGTACGCCGAGTGCGCATGCAGTTCGGCATAGGGAACTTCCGCGCCGGCCCGCTCGACGTCCGCCGCCTCGTATGCCCCGCGCTTACGCGACCAGGCCGGGCTGTCGCCGCCGTCGCCGATCTGCTCGTCGATGGGCCAGCCGGCCCGCCGCGGCTTGCCGCGCAGCACCCGCTCCATTTCCGTCCAGCTCGGCGGCCCGGTATGCCAGCCCATGCCCACCAGTGTATCGAACGAATGTTCGATACGTGTTCAGACGGTCACTGCCTTCGATAGATTCGGCCAATGACCATCCTGCGCCGCGCGCTCACCGCCCTCGCCGCCGCACTGATGCTGGGAGCGAGCTTGCCCGCTGCGCCCGCATCGGCCTCGCCGGTCATCACGATCACCTTCGTCCGGCACGCGGAATCCGTGGGAAATGCCAGCGGCATCATCGACACAACTGTCCCTGGTCCCTCACTCACGCCGACGGGCCAACAGCAGGCCAAGGAGGTGGCCGCGCGCTTGTGTCAGACGCCCCACGACGGCGTATACGCCTCCACGATGGTCCGCACCCAGCAGACAGCCCAGCCGTTCGCGGACGAACTCGGTGAGCAGATCGTCGTGCTGCCCGGCCTGCGCGAAGTCGAGGCGGGCGATCTCGAAGGCCGGCCCGAAGCCGAAGCCACGCACGGCTACCTGCAACCCCTGCAGCAGTGGCTGACGGGTGACCGGTCGGCCCGCATCCCCGGATCGATCGACGGCAACGAATTCGACGCGCGCTTCGATGAGGCGGTCGACACCATCTACCGCAGCGGACATCAGCGGCCCGTCGCGTACTCGCACGGGGCGGCCATCGCCATGTGGACGATGATGAACGTCCGCAATCCTCCGTTGGAGCTCGCGGCGACGCAGCCGCTACCGAACACCGGCCTTGTCGTCGTCCAGGGCAATCCGCAGGGCGGCTGGACGCTACTCGACTGGAACGGCACGAAATTCGACTGACGGCGTTCCGTGCCGGGTATCCGATAAGGATGACCCAAGGAGCGACGACACACACGCGAATATTCCGCGACCGCAGAGAGGCCGGCCGCATTCTGGCCCGCCTCCTCGACGGTTACCGGGGGCGGTCCGACGTCATCGTCCTCGGCCTTCCGCGCGGCGGTATACCCGTCGCATGGGAGGTGGCGGCGGCGCTCGATGCCCCGCTGGACGCGTTTCTGGTCCGTAAGCTCGGCGTGCCGGGGCACGAGGAGTTCGCGATGGGTGCGATAGCTCTCGGCGGTCGCGTCGTGCTCAATGACGACGTGGTCCGCGGTCTGCAGATCACGCCGGAGAAGCTGCAGCAGGTCGCCGAGCGCGAAGGTCGCGAGCTGATGCGCCGCGAAGAGGCTTATCGAGGTGGCCGGCCGCCGCTCGACGTGACCGACAAAACGGTGATTCTGGTCGACGACGGCTTGGCGACCGGAGCCAGCATGCAAGCCGCGGTGCAGGCGCTTCGGGAGATGCGACCCGCCGAAATCGTCGTCGCCGTGCCCGCAGCACCCGAGTCGACGTGGCGTGAATTCACCGGCATCGCCGATGACGTCGTCGTGGCCACCATGCCGCAGCCATTCCGGGCAGTGGGACAAGCCTATTGGGATTTCGACCAGACCACCGACGACGAGGTGCGGGAACTGCTTGCCACGAGGACTTCGTCCACCGCGGCGGTTTCAGCGGCCGAGGTATCACCCGCCGACCACTTGCGCCGCGTCGTCATCGACGCTCCCGATGGCGTTCCGCCACGCGAGGTGCTGGACGAGCTGATCGGCAACGCCCGGGTGGTGCTGATCGGCGAGAGTTCGCACGGCACACACGAGTTCTATTGGGCGCGTGCCCAGATCACGAAGTGGTTGATCGCGGAGAAGGGCTTCTGCGGCGTCGCGGCCGAGGCCGACTGGCCCGACGCCTATCGGGTGAACCGCTATGTCCGCGGCATCGGAGACGACGCCGACGCCGAGCAGGCGCTGCGCGGATTCCGCCGCTTCCCCACCTGGATGTGGCGCAACACCGTGGTCCGCGACTTCGCCGAGTGGCTGCGAACGCACAACCGGGACAGGGACCGCCGCGAACAGGGCGGCTTCTACGGTCTGGATCTGTACAGCCTGCACCGTTCGATGGCAGAGGTAATCGATCACCTCGAGAAGGTGGATCCCGCCGCGGCAGCGCGTGCCCGGCAACGGTATTCGTGCTTCGATCACGCCTCCGCGGAGGGCGACGGCCAGGCGTACGGGTTTGCGGCGGCGTTCGGCGCCGGCCAGTCGTGCGAAGAAGCGGCGGTCGACCAACTTCTCGAGATTCAGCGCAACGCCGTGGAATACGCCCGCCGCGACGGATTGCTGGCCGAGGACGACGCCTTCTACGTCGAGCGCAACGCGCATGTGGTGCGCAATGCCGAAGCCTATTACCGCCAGATGTTCGGCGGCCGGGTCAACACCTGGAACCTGCGTGACGAACACATGGCGGATACGCTCGATGCCCTGCTGGCGCATCTGGATCGCGACGACACCGGTAGGTCACGGATAGTGGTGTGGGCCCACAACTCTCACGTCGGCGATGCACGCGCTACCGAGGTCTCCGCCGATGGCCAGACGACCCTCGGTGCATTGGCGCGCGACCTGTTCGACGACCAGGCACGGCTCATCGGGTTGACCACCTCGACCGGCACGGTGACCGCGGCCAGCAGGTGGGGCGGCGCGGCGCAGCGCAAGGTGGTCCGGTCTCCGCTGCCCGACAGCGTCGAGGAGCTGTTCTCCGAGGCCGGGGCGGAGCCCTTCTATGTGGCGATGCGCCGCGACGGTCGGCCGTCAGCCGCGCCGCTTGATGACATCCGGCTGGCCCGCGCGATCGGCGTGATCTATCTGCCGGACACCGAACGCCAGAGCCATTACTTCCATGTCCGGCCGGCCGATCAGTTCGACGCGATGATCCACATCGACCGCACCCGCGCACTGGAGCCGCTCGAGCCCACAGGTGAATGGGTTGAAGGTGAAGTGCCCGAGACGTATCCGTCCGGACTGTAGCGGCGGCAGGTTGCGATTCTTTCGTCGCAACAGCCCTACATGCAATCTCGGCTCTAGCGTCGTCGAGCGCTCACGGTAGGTCTTCGGGGCCGAGTTGTTGGCGCGGCACCACCACCATCGGGACGTCGAGAACGCGCATCATCTTGGCCGCCGTCGACCCGAGGAACAGCCGCCGGGGTGCGCTGAGTCGACTCGACCCGACCATGATCAGATCCCCGTCCTGCCAGTCCAGCTTGCTCACCGCCTCTTCGACCGTCGCACCATCGACGATCGTCGACGTCACGGGAAAGCCTTGCGGGAGCTCGGCTTTCGCCGACTCGTGAACCTGGCGCGCATGTGTCAGCGCCCGCTCCCGCGCCGCGTCGCCGTCTCCGCGCAGCGCTCCGAACGTCGGGTCCAGGGCCACCAGCGACACCA
This window harbors:
- a CDS encoding erythromycin esterase family protein, with protein sequence MTQGATTHTRIFRDRREAGRILARLLDGYRGRSDVIVLGLPRGGIPVAWEVAAALDAPLDAFLVRKLGVPGHEEFAMGAIALGGRVVLNDDVVRGLQITPEKLQQVAEREGRELMRREEAYRGGRPPLDVTDKTVILVDDGLATGASMQAAVQALREMRPAEIVVAVPAAPESTWREFTGIADDVVVATMPQPFRAVGQAYWDFDQTTDDEVRELLATRTSSTAAVSAAEVSPADHLRRVVIDAPDGVPPREVLDELIGNARVVLIGESSHGTHEFYWARAQITKWLIAEKGFCGVAAEADWPDAYRVNRYVRGIGDDADAEQALRGFRRFPTWMWRNTVVRDFAEWLRTHNRDRDRREQGGFYGLDLYSLHRSMAEVIDHLEKVDPAAAARARQRYSCFDHASAEGDGQAYGFAAAFGAGQSCEEAAVDQLLEIQRNAVEYARRDGLLAEDDAFYVERNAHVVRNAEAYYRQMFGGRVNTWNLRDEHMADTLDALLAHLDRDDTGRSRIVVWAHNSHVGDARATEVSADGQTTLGALARDLFDDQARLIGLTTSTGTVTAASRWGGAAQRKVVRSPLPDSVEELFSEAGAEPFYVAMRRDGRPSAAPLDDIRLARAIGVIYLPDTERQSHYFHVRPADQFDAMIHIDRTRALEPLEPTGEWVEGEVPETYPSGL